The sequence below is a genomic window from Mycobacteroides abscessus ATCC 19977.
ACGCACAACAGCACACCGATGGTGGCCGCAGCCAAAGAAATCAGACGTGCCCGCTGGGCTGTACCTGCTGTCGCGGACTGTGAAAGCTGCGAAGGCACGAGGGCGATGGTATGTGACGAAGCTTCGCGCCCCTGAACGCAGCGCGCGCGTTGGCCGGATTGAGACCTCTAAAACCGATACCAGTCGATAACTCGGTAGAAGTATCGGAAAGTATCCAGAATGTCGGCCCCACCTGATACCTATTGATACGGCACCGAGAAGTATCAAGTGAGGATTTCGGTATGCAGCCCAGTCCGTACACGCCAGGCCAGGTGGCACGTGAGGTCGTCGGCCGCGCCGAGCAGCTGGCCGAGATCGGCGAGCGACTGATGTACATGACGGAGCTTGGGCGGCTGATCGGCCGCATCCGTGTCGACACCGGGCCGCGTGGTGTGGGAAAGACCTCACTGCTGCGTGAGGTCCAGCGTGCGGCCGAGGCGCGCGGTGTGGTGACGGTGTGGGTGACCGCAGGCGGCGAGGAGCCGCTGACGGCGGCGATCGCCACCCAGATCCGCGCCCGCACCGCGGGGTGGAAGAAGAAGTCACGCGGCCGGTTACTGCGAGCCATCGATCAGGTGAGCATCACCGCCGGTGTGCCGGGGGTGGCGCAACTCGGTGCGACGGTCAAACCGGCGCAGTCCGCCGAGGGGGCGTCACCGGAGCCATCCTTCAAGGAACTGATCGTCGAGACGGTCAAGGCGGCGCGCGACGAGGGACACCGGGGTCTGGTGCTGTTGATCGACGAGGTGCAGGACGCTGACCGGCAGGGATTGCGCACCCTGGCCGTCACCTGGCAGGACCTGCAGGCCGAGGCCGACGCCCTGCCTGCCGGGTTGTTCGCGGCGGGCCTCCCGCAGACGCCGGAGATCATCAGCGCCGCAGCCACCTTCAG
It includes:
- a CDS encoding ATP-binding protein, coding for MQPSPYTPGQVAREVVGRAEQLAEIGERLMYMTELGRLIGRIRVDTGPRGVGKTSLLREVQRAAEARGVVTVWVTAGGEEPLTAAIATQIRARTAGWKKKSRGRLLRAIDQVSITAGVPGVAQLGATVKPAQSAEGASPEPSFKELIVETVKAARDEGHRGLVLLIDEVQDADRQGLRTLAVTWQDLQAEADALPAGLFAAGLPQTPEIISAAATFSERFAYRTLHRLGPDASRVALVKPAGQVGVDWAPDALEAVIAQTNGYPHTLQLYADAAWARAGYPDPGGQIGMPDVEHAARQVAEDMDALFRARWNNATPVQRRFMTAMAQSLTDDRVSSRSDIAAALGRDSRAISAARAGLIDKGLIAVAGHGLLEFSIPGFAEFVHAQEG